A window of the Brassica napus cultivar Da-Ae chromosome C5, Da-Ae, whole genome shotgun sequence genome harbors these coding sequences:
- the LOC106418692 gene encoding protein TRI1-like — protein MSSLAARVFRSLLAPASRAATSSSRSASTVAAGGTKKSAAKPKAKPKPKPKPDSLAKKKTPRTTGIFKATTVSPALAQFLGTGETTRTDAVKEVWTYVKSHDLQNPADKREIFCDEKLKQIFEGKDKVGFLEVTKLLSTHFVKTTA, from the exons ATGTCTTCCCTTGCAGCTAGGGTTTTCAGATCGCTTCTAGCTCCTGCATCTCGAGCCGCCACCTCTTCTTCCCGAAGTGCAAGCACTGTCGCCGCTGGAGGCACCAAGAAGTCGGCGGCGAAACCGAAGGCGAAACCTAAGCCAAAGCCGAAACCAGACTCTCTGGCGAAGAAGAAGACGCCGAGGACTACCGGAATCTTCAAGGCGACGACTGTCTCTCCGGCTCTTGCTCAGTTCCTTGGTACCGGTGAAACCACACGTACCGACGccgtcaaagaggtttggacctATGTCAAGTCCCACGATCTTCAG AATCCTGCTGACAAGAGGGAGATCTTCTGCGATGAGAAGCTGAAGCAAATCTTCGAAGGGAAAGACAAAGTCGGGTTTCTGGAAGTCACCAAGCTCTTGTCCACGCACTTTGTGAAGACTACTGCTTGA